One stretch of Rhinatrema bivittatum chromosome 8, aRhiBiv1.1, whole genome shotgun sequence DNA includes these proteins:
- the YWHAG gene encoding 14-3-3 protein gamma isoform X4 codes for MIPRSAAFFPSKKVTELNEPLSNEERNLLSVAYKNVVGARRSSWRVISSIEQKTSADGNEKKIEMVRAYREKIEKELEAVCQDVLSLLDNYLIKNCSETQYESKVFYLKMKGDYYRYLAEVATGEKRATVVESSEKAYSEAHEISKEHMQPTHPIRLGLALNYSVFYYEIQNAPEQACHLAKTAFDDAIAELDTLNEDSYKDSTLIMQLLRDNLTLWTSDQQDDDGGEGNN; via the exons ATGATCCCTAGATCTGCAGCTTTCTTTCCATCGAAAAAG GTAACGGAGCTGAATGAACCACTCTCCAATGAAGAGAGGAACCTCTTATCAGTAGCTTATAAGAATGTGGTTGGGGCACGTCGCTCTTCCTGGAGGGTGATTAGTAGCATTGAACAGAAGACATCTGCTGATGGAAATGAAAAGAAGATAGAAATGGTACGGGCATACCGTGAGAAGATTGAAAAGGAGCTAGAAGCTGTGTGCCAGGATGTTCTGAGCCTGCTAGACAACTACTTGATCAAGAACTGTAGTGAAACACAATATGAGAGTAAGGTCTTCTACCTGAAAATGAAAGGAGACTATTACCGCTACTTGGCTGAAGTGGCCACTGGTGAGAAGAGGGCCACTGTAGTGGAGTCCTCAGAGAAGGCATACAGTGAAGCTCATGAAATCAGCAAGGAGCATATGCAGCCAACACACCCGATTAGGCTTGGCCTGGCACTTAATTACTCGGTTTTCTACTATGAAATCCAGAATGCTCCTGAGCAGGCATGCCACCTAGCCAAAACCGCGTTTGATGATGCCATTGCTGAGCTGGACACCCTTAATGAGGACTCCTACAAGGACTCCACACTCATCATGCAGCTCCTTCGTGACAATCTAACACTCTGGACAAGTGACCAGCAAGATGATGATGGTGGAGAAGGCAACAATTAA
- the YWHAG gene encoding 14-3-3 protein gamma isoform X2: MKIASTSAFLHVLFLWHTCTSTMVTELNEPLSNEERNLLSVAYKNVVGARRSSWRVISSIEQKTSADGNEKKIEMVRAYREKIEKELEAVCQDVLSLLDNYLIKNCSETQYESKVFYLKMKGDYYRYLAEVATGEKRATVVESSEKAYSEAHEISKEHMQPTHPIRLGLALNYSVFYYEIQNAPEQACHLAKTAFDDAIAELDTLNEDSYKDSTLIMQLLRDNLTLWTSDQQDDDGGEGNN, from the coding sequence GTAACGGAGCTGAATGAACCACTCTCCAATGAAGAGAGGAACCTCTTATCAGTAGCTTATAAGAATGTGGTTGGGGCACGTCGCTCTTCCTGGAGGGTGATTAGTAGCATTGAACAGAAGACATCTGCTGATGGAAATGAAAAGAAGATAGAAATGGTACGGGCATACCGTGAGAAGATTGAAAAGGAGCTAGAAGCTGTGTGCCAGGATGTTCTGAGCCTGCTAGACAACTACTTGATCAAGAACTGTAGTGAAACACAATATGAGAGTAAGGTCTTCTACCTGAAAATGAAAGGAGACTATTACCGCTACTTGGCTGAAGTGGCCACTGGTGAGAAGAGGGCCACTGTAGTGGAGTCCTCAGAGAAGGCATACAGTGAAGCTCATGAAATCAGCAAGGAGCATATGCAGCCAACACACCCGATTAGGCTTGGCCTGGCACTTAATTACTCGGTTTTCTACTATGAAATCCAGAATGCTCCTGAGCAGGCATGCCACCTAGCCAAAACCGCGTTTGATGATGCCATTGCTGAGCTGGACACCCTTAATGAGGACTCCTACAAGGACTCCACACTCATCATGCAGCTCCTTCGTGACAATCTAACACTCTGGACAAGTGACCAGCAAGATGATGATGGTGGAGAAGGCAACAATTAA
- the YWHAG gene encoding 14-3-3 protein gamma isoform X3 — MLGRCLSQRAYLINRVTELNEPLSNEERNLLSVAYKNVVGARRSSWRVISSIEQKTSADGNEKKIEMVRAYREKIEKELEAVCQDVLSLLDNYLIKNCSETQYESKVFYLKMKGDYYRYLAEVATGEKRATVVESSEKAYSEAHEISKEHMQPTHPIRLGLALNYSVFYYEIQNAPEQACHLAKTAFDDAIAELDTLNEDSYKDSTLIMQLLRDNLTLWTSDQQDDDGGEGNN, encoded by the coding sequence GTAACGGAGCTGAATGAACCACTCTCCAATGAAGAGAGGAACCTCTTATCAGTAGCTTATAAGAATGTGGTTGGGGCACGTCGCTCTTCCTGGAGGGTGATTAGTAGCATTGAACAGAAGACATCTGCTGATGGAAATGAAAAGAAGATAGAAATGGTACGGGCATACCGTGAGAAGATTGAAAAGGAGCTAGAAGCTGTGTGCCAGGATGTTCTGAGCCTGCTAGACAACTACTTGATCAAGAACTGTAGTGAAACACAATATGAGAGTAAGGTCTTCTACCTGAAAATGAAAGGAGACTATTACCGCTACTTGGCTGAAGTGGCCACTGGTGAGAAGAGGGCCACTGTAGTGGAGTCCTCAGAGAAGGCATACAGTGAAGCTCATGAAATCAGCAAGGAGCATATGCAGCCAACACACCCGATTAGGCTTGGCCTGGCACTTAATTACTCGGTTTTCTACTATGAAATCCAGAATGCTCCTGAGCAGGCATGCCACCTAGCCAAAACCGCGTTTGATGATGCCATTGCTGAGCTGGACACCCTTAATGAGGACTCCTACAAGGACTCCACACTCATCATGCAGCTCCTTCGTGACAATCTAACACTCTGGACAAGTGACCAGCAAGATGATGATGGTGGAGAAGGCAACAATTAA